The following are encoded together in the Carassius auratus strain Wakin chromosome 34, ASM336829v1, whole genome shotgun sequence genome:
- the LOC113053627 gene encoding zona pellucida sperm-binding protein 4-like gives MAASWCSVQILLVCAFCQAVPHWSKSLQDVQSLMTQQFPLQKPVKQQPKPQFPLQKSVQQQPKPQFPLQKPVQQPTYQQFPLQKPVQQPKPQFPIQKPVVQADPLDKCAVADSEQIQCGLPGINRAECEAINCCFNAQQCFYGRAVTVQCIRDGQFVVVVSRDVTLPRLSLDSVNLLGGNDPPCAPVGSTPSFTIYQFPVTACGTSVMEDGGYVVYENRMTSSYEVGIGPYGSITRDSHFEFLFQCRYSETSVEALVVEVNSVPPPPPVAAPGPLRVELRLANGQCVTKGCAEGDEAYTSYYSDADYPITKVLREPVYVEVHIMERTDPNIVLMLGRCWTTSTPSPLSLPQWDLLIDGCPYQDDRYLTTLVPVTGSSGLQFPTHYKRFVVKMFTFVDPASLAALQETIFIHCSTEVCHPSSGSCEQRCTRKRRDTPIKAVSGEQTVVSSGAVTLVM, from the exons ATGGCTGCAAGTTGGTGTTCAGTTCAGATTTTGCTGGTTTGTGCTTTCTGTCAGGCTGTTCCACACTGGAGTAAATCGCTCCAGGATGTTCAATCTCTGATGACCCagcagtttccacttcagaagccagttaAACAACAACCTAAAccacagtttccgcttcagaagtcAGTTCAACAACAACCTAAAccacagtttccgcttcagaagccagttcaacaaccaacttaccagcagtttccacttcagaagccagttcaacaacccAAACCACAGTTTCCGATTCAGAAGCCAGTAGTGCAGGCAGATCCCCTTGATAAATGTGCTGTAGCTGATTCAGAGCAGATCCAATGTGGTCTACCTGGGATCAATAGAGCTGAGTGTGAAGCTATTAACTGCTGCTTTAATGCACAGCAGTGTTTCTATGGGAGGGCGG TAACTGTCCAGTGtattagagatggtcagtttgtggtagtggtgtctCGAGACGTTACtctgcctcgactgagtctggattcgGTTAATCTACTGGGTGGAAACGACCCACCTTGTGCTCCTGTGGGGTCCACACCTTCCTTTACAATATACCAGTTCCCAGTGACCGCATGTGGCACGAGTGTGATG GAGGATGGCGGATATGTGGTGTATGAAAACCGAATGACTTCATCCtatgaagtggggattggaccatatggttccatcacaagggacagtcattttGA gtttctcttccagtgtagatactctgaaacttctgtggaagctctggttgtggaggtcaactctgttcctccacctccaccagtagctgctcctggacctctcagggtggagctccgactggccaatggccaatgtgtcaccaaaggctgtgctgaag gggatgaggcctacacgtcctactacagtgatgctgattatcccatcacaaaagtcctgcgagagcctgtgtatgttgaggtgcacattatggagaggactgaccccaacattgtctTGATGCTGGGACGCTGTTGGACGACTTCAACCCCTAGTCCACTCAGTctcccccagtgggaccttctgatcGATGG atgcccttaccaggacgaccgttatctgaccacactggttccagtgactggatcgtctggtcttcagttcccaacccactacaagcgctttgttgtgaagatgttcacatttgtagatccagCTTCACTGGCTGCTCTGCAGGAAACC atcttcatccattgcagtacagaggtgtgccatccatcatctgGCTCTTGTGAGCAACGCTGCACCAGGAAAC GAAGAGATACTCCTATCAAGGCTGTCTCTGgggagcagactgtggtttctagtggagcagttactctggtcatgtaa
- the LOC113053625 gene encoding zona pellucida sperm-binding protein 4-like: protein MAASWCSVQILLVCAFCQAVPHWSKSLQDVQSLMTQQFPLQKPVQQPTYQQFPLQKPVQQQPKPQFPLQKPVQQQPEPQFPLQKPVQQLPKPQFPIQKPVQQQPEPQFPLQKPVQQPKPQFPLQKPVQQLPKPQFPIPKPVVQTDPLDKCAVADSEQIQCGLPGISRAECEAINCCFNAQQCFYGRAVTVQCIRDGQFVVVVSRDVTLPRLSLDSVNLLGGNDPPCAPVGSTPSFTIYQFPVTACGTSVMEDGGYVVYENRMTSSYEVGIGPYGSITRDSHFEFLFQCRYSETSVEALVVEVNSVPPPPPVAAPGPLRVELRLANGQCVTKGCAEGDEAYTSYYSDADYPITKVLREPVYVEVHIMERTDPNIVLMLGRCWTTSTPSPLSLPQWDLLIDGCPYQDDRYLTTLVPVTGSSGLQFPTHYKRFVVKMFTFVDPASLAALQETIFIHCSTEVCHPSSGSCEQRCTRKRRDTPIKAVSGEQTVVSSGAVTLVM from the exons ATGGCTGCTAGTTGGTGTTCGGTTCAGATTTTGCTGGTTTGTGCTTTCTGTCAGGCTGTTCCACACTGGAGTAAATCACTTCAGGATGTTCAATCTCTGATGacccagcagtttccgcttcagaagccggttcaacaaccaacttaccagcagtttccacttcagaagccgGTTCAACAACAACCTAAAccacagtttccgcttcagaagccagttcaacaacaaCCTGAACCacagtttccacttcagaagccagttcaacaactaCCCAAACCACAGTTTCcgattcagaagccagttcaacaacaaCCTGAAccacagtttccgcttcagaagccagttcaacaacctaaaccacagtttccacttcagaagccagttcaacaactaCCCAAACCACAGTTTCCGATTCCGAAGCCAGTAGTGCAGACAGATCCCCTTGATAAATGTGCTGTAGCTGATTCAGAGCAGATCCAATGTGGTCTACCTGGGATCAGTAGAGCTGAGTGTGAAGCTATTAACTGCTGCTTTAATGCACAGCAGTGTTTCTATGGGAGGGCGG TAACTGTCCAGTGtattagagatggtcagtttgtggtagtggtgtctCGAGACGTTACtctgcctcgactgagtctggattcgGTTAATCTACTGGGTGGAAACGACCCACCTTGTGCTCCTGTGGGGTCCACACCTTCCTTTACAATATACCAGTTCCCAGTGACCGCATGTGGCACGAGTGTGATG GAGGATGGCGGATATGTGGTGTATGAAAACCGAATGACTTCATCCTATGAAGTGGGGATTGGCCCATATGGTTccatcacaagggacagtcattttGA gtttctcttccagtgtagatactctgaaacttctgtggaagctctggttgtggaggtTAACTccgttcctccacctccaccagtagctgctCCTGGACCTCTCAGGGTGGAGCTCAGGCTGGCCAATGGCCAATGTGTCACCAAAGGCTGTGCTGAAG gggatgaggcctacacgtcctactacagtgatgctgattatcccatcacaaaagtcctgcgagagcctgtgtatgttgaggtgcacattatggagaggactgaccccaacattgtctTGATGCTGGGACGCTGTTGGACGACTTCAACCCCTAGTCCACTCAGTctcccccagtgggaccttctgatcGATGG atgcccttaccaggacgaccgttatctgaccacactggttccagtgactggatcgtctggtcttcagttcccaacccactacaagcgctttgttgtgaagatgttcacatttgtagatccagCTTCACTGGCTGCTCTGCAGGAAACC atcttcatccattgcagtacagaggtgtgccatccatcatctgGCTCTTGTGAGCAACGCTGCACCAGGAAAC GAAGAGATACTCCTATCAAGGCTGTCTCTGgggagcagactgtggtttctagtggagcagttactctggtcatgtaa